The Lachnospiraceae bacterium KM106-2 nucleotide sequence CGATGTGAAATGGGAAGCACTTTCGAAAACTTATCAAATTAATGATTTTTATTTATTATTGGAACAGGAGGAACCAATCGGTTGTATGGCATTAACGGATGCGGATTCTTCCTACTGGCGATCGATTTTACAAAGGAGGATAAGATGATCGCTTTAATCGTAGCATATGCTAAAAATCATGTAATTGGCTCAAAAGGACGGATACCATGGAGAATCACAGGAGAGCAACAGCGCTTTCGAGAATTAACGACAGGTAATGTGGTTGTAATGGGGAGACATTCATATGAAGAGATTGGTCATCCCTTACCCAATCGAACCACCATCGTAGTATCTTCAACAAAGAACTATATTGGAGAACAGTTATATACAGTATCTTCGTTGCAGGAGGCAATTGCCCTAGCAAAAGATCAGAATATTTACATATCCGGCGGTGCTAGATTATACGAAGAAGCACTTCCTCTTGTCGAGAAAATGTATGTGACGGAAATTGATCTTAAGGTTGATGGAGATACCTATTTTCCGACATTTCAGGAGGATGCATTTAATAAGGAGATAGTGAAACGAGTGGAGGGAGAAATCCCATATTCTTACGTTACCTATACGAAAAGAGAGACTCAAGATCGGAAATAAGATGTTTTGTCTTTACAACTGGCCTGCCTCTTTGTTATACTGCATAGTAATAGGGAGGTGTCCTTATGAAACTTAAGAAAATGATCGCACCTATTATCATAACTGCTATCTATATCCTATTTAATCTCGCATATATCATGATATGTGTATTAACGGATATGCCAACTGTGGTCACGACGATCTTAGTTATCATTTTAGCAGCTTTAAATGGGGTTATTATTTTTGTATTAATCGAAAGGATTAAAGAAATAAGGAGTGGAGAAGAAGATGATCTTAGTAAATACTGATTACATATCGGGAAAAGAGCTTGAAATGATCGGGCTTGTAAAAGGAAGTACCATTCAATCAAAAAACGTGGGAAGAGATATTACCCAAAGTTTTAAAACATTAGTAGGCGGGGAGTTAAAGGCCTACACAGAGATGATGAATGATGCCAGAGCACTTGCAACAAAGAGAATGGTGGAAGAAGCAAACGGCCTTGGAGCAGACGCAATTGTTAACGTTCGTTACGCTTCTTCAGCAGTAATGGCTGGTGCAGCAGAAGTCATGGCTTACGGAACTGCAGTGAAATTTCAATAAATTCTTATAGACAATATAAAAAAAGCTTTCTACGATTGATCACGTCGTAGGAAGCTTTTTTTACTATTTATTGTTACCTAGAATGATCGAAAGAATCTCGCTAGGTGAAGTTACCATACGGTTAGCACCAGATTCCTTTAGAAAAGCAGGTTCACGGAATCCCCATTCAACGATGATATGATCCATTTTTGCATTGACGGATGTCAAAATATCAACTTCCGAATCACCAATATATACAGCACGGTCTCGTGTAATATGAAGTTCCTCTAAGACAGCATTTACAGAGTCAGGGGCTGGTTTCTTTAAGACACCGGACTTTTCTCCTACAGCAGTATCAAAGAGTCCATCAAAATAACGTTTACAAAGCTGATGAACAGCTCCATCTGCTTTATTTGATACAACAGCGGTTTTACATCCAGCCTCTCTTAGTTTGAGAATGGTAGTAAGTATTCCATCATATGGTCTTGTCTTATCAGCACAGTGATCCTTGTAATGAGTGATAAAATCCTGAAATACCTGTTCAATCTCAGTAGAGGCGGTACCAGCAGGAACACCACGCTCCACTAAACGGTGGATCCCATTTCCGACAAACTGCCTAGCTTCTTCTAATGTGCGTTCTGGATATCCAGATTTCTTAAGGGCAAAGTTAAGAGTATCCGATAAATCTTCGATGGTATTAAGAATGGTTCCATCCATATCAAAAATAGCTAAATCATAATTCATGTGATAATTCCTCCTTTTGTAATTGTTGATCAACCAGATTATAGTGGTGATCGATCGCAACTTCACATTGGGTACGGTCTCCTTTGATCAAAGAATCCATAATAGCAATATGTGACTGATAAAGTTGGGCTTTTACCGATTCGTCTGCATGGTGAAGGGCTGATTCAATAAAGTGACGATAAGCATCGGCGATGGCTTCAGAAAGTGTGATCCAAAATTGGTTTTCTGTTGCCTGGATCAAGGTATAATGAAATTTCCGATCTAATTCCACTTGCAAAGTATCGGAAGGCATCGTGCTGGCTTGTTTAAGAATTTGTGTCAATGGATCGATCCAGCGGTCGATTGTATGGTTCTCTATAATAGAAAGGCATATAGATTTGTCCATATTGCGTCGAAACGAGCAGATTTCATCCTTATTTGTCTGGTGTAAGAGTAACATCATGTCGATGACACCGGTGATCGTCCTTGATATGTTGCCGACTAGATAATTTCCGGAACCTCTTCGACTTTCAATTACGCCCATATTCTCTAACATACGAAGCGCTTCTCTAGTAGAATTTCGACTGATCGATAGCTGTTCAGACAGATAGCGTTCTGTTGGAAGCTTTGAGC carries:
- a CDS encoding dihydrofolate reductase, whose protein sequence is MIALIVAYAKNHVIGSKGRIPWRITGEQQRFRELTTGNVVVMGRHSYEEIGHPLPNRTTIVVSSTKNYIGEQLYTVSSLQEAIALAKDQNIYISGGARLYEEALPLVEKMYVTEIDLKVDGDTYFPTFQEDAFNKEIVKRVEGEIPYSYVTYTKRETQDRK
- a CDS encoding phosphoglycolate phosphatase, translating into MNYDLAIFDMDGTILNTIEDLSDTLNFALKKSGYPERTLEEARQFVGNGIHRLVERGVPAGTASTEIEQVFQDFITHYKDHCADKTRPYDGILTTILKLREAGCKTAVVSNKADGAVHQLCKRYFDGLFDTAVGEKSGVLKKPAPDSVNAVLEELHITRDRAVYIGDSEVDILTSVNAKMDHIIVEWGFREPAFLKESGANRMVTSPSEILSIILGNNK
- a CDS encoding transcriptional regulator, GntR family, which produces MNESNREYQKAIDYLYKLIESGELTLGSKLPTERYLSEQLSISRNSTREALRMLENMGVIESRRGSGNYLVGNISRTITGVIDMMLLLHQTNKDEICSFRRNMDKSICLSIIENHTIDRWIDPLTQILKQASTMPSDTLQVELDRKFHYTLIQATENQFWITLSEAIADAYRHFIESALHHADESVKAQLYQSHIAIMDSLIKGDRTQCEVAIDHHYNLVDQQLQKEELSHEL